The following proteins are co-located in the Microbacterium sp. Clip185 genome:
- the resB gene encoding cytochrome c biogenesis protein ResB: MSRSPSDRADVSEPLRPSDHVDGRPAPSRDDDVTSPRLGPIEWLRWGWRQLTSMRTALVLLLLLAIAAVPGSIFPQRSADPNGVTQFRADNPDLFPVLDWFKLFDVYSSPWFSAIYILLFISLIGCVIPRTRHHWKALRARPPRTPARLSRLDDHRELVVRLPEGTDVSAAAEDAIASAAAQLRTARYRVERYDGRGALSVSAERGYLRETGNLLFHIALVGVLIAVGVGGALTYTGQRAMVQGTSFVNALTDYSSFNPGRFVDADQLSPYSITLNKFDVTYQPSGTAAAGQAGDFVAHVTTQLPGQDPQDGEVRVNHPLDIAGDRVYLMGNGYAPIVTVRDADGDVVFRDAVPFLPQNNNMTSLGVVKIADGMPQQLGLVGFFYPTAQPLDTGAYTSVYPDLVYPVLSLDVYEGDLGIDDGTPRSVYTLDPTGMTKLTGIDTDKSSIQLLPGQTTDLPNGLGTITFENAADPSQNEVTDGTLDSGSPGADYSQAVPRFVSLSIHHDVGAPWVLLFAVIALAALLLALFVPRRRMWVKVTPREGGLLIEYAGLARGEDPQIAVAVDQLADRHGRAFADAAEGEIIDANRPTSDADPKVD; this comes from the coding sequence ATGTCCCGCTCCCCATCTGATCGAGCCGACGTCTCGGAGCCGCTGCGTCCCTCCGACCACGTCGACGGCCGCCCCGCCCCTTCGCGTGACGACGACGTCACCTCGCCGCGTCTCGGACCGATCGAGTGGCTGCGGTGGGGGTGGCGGCAGCTGACCAGCATGCGCACCGCCCTCGTGCTGCTGCTGTTGCTGGCGATCGCCGCGGTTCCGGGCTCGATCTTCCCGCAGCGCTCCGCCGACCCGAACGGTGTGACGCAGTTCCGCGCCGACAACCCGGATCTCTTCCCGGTGCTGGACTGGTTCAAACTGTTCGATGTCTACAGCTCGCCCTGGTTCTCCGCGATCTACATCCTGCTGTTCATCTCGCTCATCGGCTGCGTCATCCCGCGCACGCGGCACCACTGGAAGGCACTGCGGGCCCGCCCGCCGCGCACACCCGCGCGCCTGTCGCGCCTCGACGACCACCGCGAGCTCGTGGTGCGCCTACCCGAGGGCACGGATGTGTCCGCCGCCGCGGAGGACGCGATCGCCTCGGCCGCGGCGCAGCTGCGTACCGCTCGCTACCGCGTCGAGCGCTATGACGGCCGCGGCGCCCTGTCGGTGTCGGCAGAGCGCGGCTACCTCCGAGAGACGGGCAACCTGCTCTTCCACATCGCCCTCGTGGGCGTGCTCATCGCGGTGGGTGTCGGCGGTGCGCTCACCTACACCGGTCAGCGGGCCATGGTGCAGGGAACGAGCTTCGTGAACGCGCTGACGGACTACTCGTCCTTCAACCCCGGGCGCTTCGTCGACGCCGACCAGCTGTCGCCGTACTCGATCACGCTCAACAAGTTCGACGTGACCTACCAGCCGTCCGGCACCGCTGCAGCCGGTCAGGCCGGTGACTTCGTCGCGCACGTGACCACCCAGCTGCCCGGTCAGGATCCGCAAGACGGCGAGGTGCGCGTCAACCATCCGCTGGATATCGCCGGCGACCGCGTGTACCTCATGGGCAACGGATACGCGCCCATCGTCACGGTGCGCGACGCCGACGGCGACGTCGTCTTCCGCGACGCCGTGCCCTTCCTGCCGCAGAACAACAACATGACCTCGCTCGGCGTCGTCAAGATCGCCGACGGCATGCCGCAGCAGCTCGGTCTCGTGGGGTTCTTCTACCCGACGGCGCAGCCGCTGGACACCGGCGCGTACACGTCGGTGTATCCCGACCTGGTCTATCCCGTGCTGAGTCTCGACGTGTACGAGGGTGACCTCGGCATCGACGACGGCACGCCCCGCTCGGTCTACACGCTGGATCCGACCGGGATGACCAAGCTCACCGGCATCGACACCGACAAGTCCTCGATCCAGCTGCTTCCCGGCCAGACGACCGATCTGCCGAACGGCCTCGGCACGATCACGTTCGAGAACGCGGCCGACCCCAGCCAGAACGAGGTGACCGACGGGACCCTGGACTCGGGCTCACCGGGCGCCGACTACTCCCAGGCGGTGCCGCGGTTCGTCTCGCTCTCCATCCACCACGACGTCGGCGCGCCCTGGGTGCTGCTGTTCGCGGTGATCGCGCTCGCCGCCCTCCTGCTCGCCCTGTTCGTCCCCCGTCGCAGGATGTGGGTGAAGGTCACTCCGCGTGAGGGAGGCCTGCTCATCGAGTACGCGGGTCTCGCGCGCGGCGAGGATCCGCAGATCGCGGTCGCGGTCGACCAGCTCGCAGACCGACACGGACGCGCCTTCGCCGACGCCGCGGAGGGCGAGATCATCGATGCGAATCGGCCGACCTCCGACGCAGACCCGAAAGTAGACTGA
- a CDS encoding cytochrome c biogenesis CcdA family protein: protein MTGIVAEGALWVAIPLALAAGLVSFLSPCVLPLVPGYLGFLGGAAGTASGRKGRGRLLLSVLLFIAGFTVVFMAMTVLGGSLGRFFLEYSDIITRVLGAVVIVMGLIFIGLFGFAQRTFKPNVRGNLGLVGAPLLGLALGIGWAPCIGPTLATILALSWNMGDPGRAAVLGLAYSLGLGIPFLLLAAGFGWASRSVSFLRRHIRAINIFGGVLLIVLGVLMVTGVWSSLMSQLQGVLVNVPLPI, encoded by the coding sequence GTGACCGGCATCGTCGCCGAAGGAGCGCTCTGGGTCGCGATCCCGCTGGCGCTCGCCGCGGGGCTCGTCTCCTTCCTCTCGCCCTGCGTGCTCCCGCTCGTGCCCGGTTACCTCGGCTTCCTCGGAGGAGCGGCGGGGACCGCATCCGGTCGCAAGGGTCGCGGGCGCCTGCTGCTGAGCGTGCTCCTGTTCATCGCCGGGTTCACGGTGGTCTTCATGGCGATGACCGTGCTGGGCGGCTCGCTCGGTCGGTTCTTCCTGGAGTACTCCGACATCATCACGCGCGTGCTCGGTGCGGTCGTGATCGTCATGGGGCTCATCTTCATCGGCCTGTTCGGCTTCGCGCAGCGCACGTTCAAGCCCAACGTCCGGGGGAACCTGGGGCTGGTGGGCGCGCCGCTGCTCGGCCTCGCGCTTGGGATCGGCTGGGCGCCGTGCATCGGCCCGACGCTCGCGACGATCCTTGCGCTGTCGTGGAACATGGGCGACCCGGGCCGTGCCGCCGTCCTGGGACTCGCGTACTCGCTGGGTCTCGGCATCCCGTTCCTCCTGCTCGCGGCGGGCTTCGGCTGGGCCAGCAGATCGGTGTCGTTCCTGCGCCGCCACATCCGTGCCATCAACATCTTCGGCGGCGTCCTTCTCATCGTTCTCGGTGTGCTGATGGTCACCGGCGTCTGGAGCTCACTCATGTCGCAGTTGCAGGGGGTGCTGGTCAATGTCCCGCTCCCCATCTGA
- a CDS encoding TlpA family protein disulfide reductase, with protein sequence MRFRPRRLAAVLVAGALAVTLAACSANDSLADQYREGSNKGYIGADGVPIVETPPAERSDPIVFTGVSDSGKTVTNEDYAGQVLVVNFWYAACGPCIVEAPRLEKSYEDLKGEDVSFLGINTYDQAPTAASFAKDNGISYPSLLAVDDSKLKLSFASATPLTATPTTLVLDKQGRVAARIVGELGDASILTTLVRDALKEGS encoded by the coding sequence ATGAGATTCCGTCCCCGCCGCCTCGCCGCAGTCCTCGTCGCCGGTGCGCTCGCGGTCACCCTCGCCGCCTGTTCGGCCAACGATTCCCTGGCCGACCAGTATCGGGAGGGCTCGAACAAGGGCTACATCGGGGCCGACGGCGTGCCGATCGTCGAGACCCCGCCGGCGGAGCGTTCGGACCCCATCGTGTTCACGGGTGTGAGCGACAGCGGCAAGACGGTGACGAACGAGGACTACGCCGGTCAGGTGCTCGTCGTGAACTTCTGGTACGCCGCGTGCGGCCCTTGCATCGTCGAGGCACCGCGCCTCGAGAAGTCGTACGAGGACCTGAAGGGCGAGGACGTGTCGTTCCTCGGCATCAACACGTACGACCAGGCGCCCACGGCCGCATCCTTCGCGAAGGACAACGGCATCAGCTATCCCAGCCTGCTCGCGGTCGACGACAGCAAGCTCAAGCTGTCGTTCGCCTCCGCCACGCCGCTCACGGCCACACCGACGACCCTCGTGCTCGACAAGCAGGGCCGGGTCGCCGCGCGCATCGTCGGCGAGCTCGGTGACGCCTCGATCCTCACGACGCTCGTGCGCGACGCCCTCAAGGAGGGTTCGTGA